The following coding sequences lie in one Niabella agricola genomic window:
- a CDS encoding kelch repeat-containing protein gives MMMQLIACHPRHESKPAFQWKQFGVLPSSGGLASLGYAGPVTGIQGNMLFIGGGANFPNGMPWEGGKKQYYSEAYVTSINGTSPFFSAYSLPYKVAYSANCSTSEGIICAGGEADNGPSNLVLHIRLEKGVPVFSFLPSLPLALTNAAATAIGNNIYVAGGETRTAVSSRFFKLDLKDTLKGWQSLPDIPKPVSHAVLVSIGKEGKIFLAGGRKKTQTGISELYNHLFEYDIATNHWTAKQNLPYALSAGTGTIIENRYIALFGGDRGTTFHKAELLISAINKEHDTVRKQALIRQKNQVQITHPGFSNELLLYDINNDLWATSGRIPFNVPVTTTAVKDGSRIWIPSGEIKAGVRSPAILEATIR, from the coding sequence ATGATGATGCAATTGATAGCCTGTCATCCCCGGCATGAAAGTAAACCCGCATTTCAATGGAAGCAGTTTGGTGTACTGCCTTCTTCAGGAGGCCTGGCTTCCCTTGGCTATGCCGGTCCGGTTACGGGCATTCAGGGCAATATGCTATTCATTGGGGGTGGCGCCAATTTTCCAAATGGAATGCCCTGGGAAGGCGGTAAAAAACAGTATTATAGCGAAGCTTATGTCACAAGTATTAACGGGACATCTCCTTTTTTCAGCGCGTATAGCCTTCCGTATAAGGTCGCCTACAGCGCAAACTGCAGCACGTCCGAAGGCATCATATGTGCGGGTGGTGAAGCCGATAATGGACCGTCAAATCTGGTGCTGCATATCCGGCTGGAGAAAGGCGTGCCGGTGTTTAGTTTCCTTCCCTCACTGCCCCTGGCGCTTACCAATGCTGCCGCTACGGCAATCGGAAACAATATTTACGTCGCTGGTGGAGAGACCAGAACCGCGGTGTCTTCCCGTTTTTTCAAACTGGATTTAAAAGACACGCTCAAAGGCTGGCAGTCACTACCCGATATTCCGAAACCGGTATCGCATGCGGTATTGGTATCCATCGGAAAAGAGGGAAAAATATTCCTGGCAGGTGGCCGGAAAAAAACACAAACCGGTATCAGCGAACTGTACAACCATCTTTTTGAATATGATATTGCCACCAATCACTGGACGGCAAAACAAAACCTGCCCTATGCATTGAGCGCCGGAACCGGCACTATAATTGAAAACAGGTATATCGCCCTTTTTGGAGGAGACCGGGGAACAACATTTCATAAAGCCGAGCTATTGATCAGTGCAATTAACAAAGAACACGACACTGTTAGAAAGCAAGCCCTGATCCGGCAAAAAAATCAGGTGCAAATAACCCACCCCGGCTTTAGCAACGAATTATTGCTTTACGACATTAATAACGACTTGTGGGCAACAAGCGGGAGGATTCCCTTCAATGTTCCGGTAACAACAACGGCGGTAAAAGACGGCAGCAGGATATGGATTCCATCCGGGGAAATAAAAGCGGGTGTACGCAGCCCGGCCATACTTGAAGCAACGATCCGGTAA
- a CDS encoding MFS transporter: MTTDTTINKKQSATYAWVVVALLWVVALLNYMDRQMLSTMRESMQGDIQELESAKSFGFLMAIFLYIYGFASPVAGVIADRISRKWLIVGSLLVWSAVTYGMGVATSFNQLLWLRAFMGLSEALYLPAGLAMIADYHTGKTRSLAIGVHMTGLYAGQALGGFGATVAAAYSWHTAFHWFGMIGIAYAFVLMVFLKDIKTARSNTRPETLPLTKGLAALFSNLAFWVILFYFAAPSLPGWATKNWLPTLFAEALQIPMAQAGPMSTITIAVASFTGVILGGMLSDQWVQHHLKGRVFTSAIGLGLTVPALLLLGIGHSLPTVIGAAVCFGLGFGIFDANNMPILCQFVPSKLRATAYGFMNMTGVFAGAAVTQLLGRFTDKGALGSGFAALGGIVLVAIFLQLCILKPRVQNAV, translated from the coding sequence ATGACAACAGATACAACAATTAACAAAAAACAATCCGCCACCTACGCCTGGGTGGTGGTGGCACTATTATGGGTTGTAGCACTGCTCAACTATATGGACCGGCAAATGCTCAGTACCATGCGGGAATCGATGCAGGGCGACATACAGGAGCTTGAATCCGCCAAAAGCTTTGGCTTTCTGATGGCGATCTTTCTGTACATCTATGGCTTTGCCAGCCCGGTGGCAGGCGTCATTGCTGATCGCATCAGCCGTAAATGGCTGATTGTTGGCAGCCTGCTGGTATGGTCTGCCGTTACTTATGGTATGGGCGTTGCCACCAGTTTTAACCAGCTGCTTTGGCTACGGGCCTTTATGGGCCTTAGCGAAGCATTGTACCTGCCTGCCGGCCTGGCAATGATCGCAGATTACCATACCGGCAAAACGCGGTCGCTGGCCATCGGCGTTCATATGACCGGACTATATGCCGGCCAGGCGCTGGGAGGATTCGGCGCAACGGTTGCCGCGGCATATTCCTGGCACACCGCCTTTCACTGGTTTGGCATGATCGGCATTGCCTATGCCTTTGTACTGATGGTGTTTTTAAAAGATATAAAAACGGCACGGAGCAATACCCGGCCGGAAACGCTGCCATTAACCAAAGGCCTTGCAGCGCTTTTCTCCAATTTAGCCTTTTGGGTAATCCTGTTTTACTTTGCAGCGCCCAGCCTTCCCGGGTGGGCCACTAAAAACTGGTTACCCACCTTATTTGCAGAAGCGCTTCAAATCCCCATGGCACAGGCAGGCCCGATGTCGACCATCACCATTGCGGTTGCTTCATTTACCGGTGTCATTTTAGGAGGCATGCTTTCAGACCAGTGGGTGCAACACCATCTTAAAGGACGTGTTTTTACCAGTGCAATCGGACTGGGTCTTACCGTACCGGCCCTGTTGCTTTTAGGCATCGGCCATAGCCTGCCAACGGTCATCGGAGCCGCCGTTTGCTTTGGGCTTGGTTTTGGAATATTTGATGCCAACAATATGCCGATCCTGTGCCAGTTCGTACCCTCAAAACTCCGGGCTACGGCCTATGGGTTTATGAACATGACCGGCGTGTTTGCGGGAGCAGCCGTAACCCAGTTATTAGGCCGGTTTACTGATAAAGGGGCGCTCGGATCCGGGTTCGCCGCACTTGGCGGCATCGTCCTTGTTGCCATATTCCTGCAGTTATGCATCTTAAAACCCCGGGTACAAAACGCAGTATAA
- a CDS encoding sialidase family protein, whose translation MKSTLQYRTLTWTGLVRLFRRSATFFLGTLLLTASLQANAQKDVPVFIAGREGHKNYRIPAIIRLPSGKLLAFAEGRVHNAGDFGDINIVLKTSDDNGNSWSPLKVVVDEGLLQAGNPAPVVDLTDPMYPAGRIFLFYNTGNNHEGEVRKGNGLREVWYKTSADGGLTWSSAVNITLQTHRPRQPEINPQYNFPEDWRSYANTPGHAMQFIYGAYRGRIYVAANHSAGSPLPRFKDYRAHGFYTDDHGKTFHISNNVNLEGGNENMAAEISKGRLMLNLRNQQGHVKARFTAISGNGGVSWQQEQFDRNLPDPVCQGSLLTIGKNRGKSILAFCNNADTLQRNHLTLRISKNDGKSWTKKIPVCSQEKKGDVTGYSDIVKISAKKIGVLYERNQYTEILFTVVQW comes from the coding sequence ATGAAATCAACGTTACAATACAGGACATTAACATGGACCGGCCTCGTAAGGCTTTTTCGAAGATCAGCTACTTTCTTCCTCGGCACACTGCTGCTTACTGCATCCCTGCAGGCAAATGCACAAAAAGATGTGCCGGTTTTTATTGCCGGCCGGGAGGGGCATAAAAACTACCGTATCCCGGCTATCATCCGGCTGCCTTCGGGCAAGCTGCTGGCTTTTGCAGAAGGCCGGGTACATAACGCAGGGGACTTCGGTGATATTAACATTGTATTAAAAACAAGCGATGACAACGGAAACAGCTGGAGCCCGTTAAAAGTAGTGGTGGATGAAGGTTTGCTGCAAGCCGGGAATCCCGCGCCGGTCGTGGACTTGACAGACCCGATGTATCCGGCAGGACGTATTTTTCTGTTCTATAATACCGGCAATAACCACGAGGGCGAAGTGCGTAAAGGCAATGGATTAAGGGAAGTTTGGTACAAAACTTCAGCCGACGGAGGGCTTACCTGGAGCTCCGCTGTAAATATCACTTTGCAAACACATCGGCCCAGACAGCCAGAAATCAACCCTCAATACAACTTCCCCGAAGACTGGAGAAGCTATGCCAACACGCCGGGCCATGCAATGCAGTTCATATATGGTGCATACAGAGGACGCATTTATGTCGCAGCCAATCATTCTGCCGGCAGTCCCCTGCCCCGCTTTAAGGATTACCGTGCCCACGGGTTCTACACCGATGATCATGGAAAAACCTTTCATATCAGTAACAATGTAAATCTTGAAGGAGGAAATGAGAATATGGCGGCGGAAATCAGCAAAGGAAGGCTGATGCTGAATCTCCGGAATCAGCAGGGCCACGTCAAAGCGCGCTTCACCGCAATCAGCGGCAATGGCGGTGTAAGCTGGCAGCAAGAGCAATTCGACCGGAACCTGCCGGACCCCGTATGCCAGGGTTCGCTCCTCACAATCGGCAAAAACCGGGGCAAAAGCATCCTCGCTTTTTGTAACAATGCAGATACCCTGCAGCGCAATCATCTCACATTACGCATCAGCAAAAACGATGGAAAAAGTTGGACAAAAAAAATACCGGTCTGCTCCCAGGAAAAAAAAGGCGATGTGACCGGCTATTCAGACATTGTAAAAATAAGCGCCAAAAAAATTGGCGTACTCTATGAACGAAATCAGTATACTGAAATCCTATTCACTGTTGTTCAATGGTAA
- a CDS encoding GDSL-type esterase/lipase family protein: MVIPVKIKPGHPFIANRLLLTLLLLTLFRTSDAKERPVRVACIGNSVTFGWGLNAPETTAYPSQLQQLLGATYIVKNFGHSGATVLSKGHNPYFRTRAFSNMMDFGPDIAVIHLGLNDTDPRDFPGYRDEFTPDYNRLIDTIKKKNPGVKIYICSLTPIFTGHSRFLSSTFTWYWELQEQIQNIAISNNLRIIDLHKVLHNRPDLFTDAATLHPNESGAAMIAKTVYQHLTGNFGGLQLPPLFTQNMILQRDEPIRIWGLANAGTPVSIKFMHMRRCVAAGYDGKWQVFFPASKGMHTPQEMEIHNEQKTIRLQNILIGDVWLCAGQSNMYFPLSQSTGGDRISAQANPARPLRLFNYTTLAETDNRVWTPEELKRANNLDFFSGSWATNTKAAASGFSAIGYTFGTEIMSKEQVPVGLIEVAVGGSPLISWVSRHALESNPLFAPAFKNWRQSDYLMQWCRARVDVNLKNATSVFQRHPYEPAYNFEAAIAKLLPFPIKGIIWYQGESDAENAELYQKLFPVFVTDWRKKWNKHLPFYYVQLSGINRPSWNHFRDTQRKLLADLGNSGMVVTSDLGDPEDVHYRNKIPVGLRLARLALNKTYHKNVTASGPMVRLIKTNGTEVQVCFDYAAGLKTADGKPLRGFQLVTAKGLFIPVTALIKNNAVTIRLPKATPVKKIAYGWEPYTNANLVNKDGLPASTFIKPLK, from the coding sequence ATGGTAATCCCAGTTAAAATAAAACCAGGTCATCCCTTCATCGCGAACAGGTTGCTGTTAACGCTGCTTTTGCTGACGCTCTTCCGTACATCGGATGCAAAAGAGCGGCCGGTCAGAGTCGCCTGTATCGGCAACTCCGTTACTTTTGGATGGGGGTTAAACGCTCCGGAAACTACCGCCTATCCTTCACAGTTGCAGCAATTGCTGGGCGCCACATATATCGTAAAAAACTTCGGACACAGCGGCGCCACCGTATTAAGCAAGGGACATAACCCCTATTTCAGAACCAGGGCTTTCTCCAACATGATGGATTTCGGGCCAGATATAGCGGTGATCCATTTGGGACTTAACGATACGGATCCCAGGGACTTTCCCGGCTACCGCGATGAATTCACCCCCGACTACAACCGGCTGATCGATACCATCAAAAAAAAGAACCCGGGTGTAAAGATCTATATCTGCAGCTTAACGCCCATATTTACCGGACACAGCCGTTTTTTATCCAGCACCTTTACCTGGTATTGGGAGCTGCAGGAACAGATACAAAATATTGCCATCAGCAACAACCTGCGCATCATTGACCTGCACAAAGTCCTGCATAACCGGCCCGATCTTTTTACCGATGCCGCAACCCTGCACCCTAATGAATCCGGTGCCGCCATGATTGCCAAAACGGTCTATCAACACCTGACCGGAAACTTTGGAGGACTGCAACTTCCACCGCTCTTTACTCAAAACATGATACTCCAGCGCGATGAACCAATCAGGATCTGGGGCCTGGCCAACGCCGGCACCCCGGTATCAATAAAATTCATGCATATGAGGCGTTGTGTTGCCGCCGGCTATGATGGTAAATGGCAGGTTTTTTTTCCCGCTTCAAAAGGGATGCACACGCCTCAGGAAATGGAGATTCATAATGAACAAAAAACGATCCGGTTACAAAACATCCTCATTGGAGATGTATGGCTCTGCGCCGGGCAATCCAATATGTACTTCCCGCTATCGCAAAGCACTGGTGGCGATCGCATTTCAGCTCAAGCAAACCCGGCACGTCCCTTACGGCTATTTAACTATACCACTCTTGCAGAAACCGACAACCGCGTATGGACACCTGAAGAACTGAAGCGGGCAAACAACCTGGATTTCTTTTCGGGAAGCTGGGCCACGAACACGAAAGCAGCGGCATCCGGATTTTCGGCCATAGGCTACACATTTGGTACTGAAATCATGAGTAAAGAACAGGTGCCTGTGGGGCTTATTGAAGTGGCCGTTGGAGGCTCCCCGCTGATTTCCTGGGTAAGCCGGCATGCGCTCGAATCAAACCCGTTGTTTGCTCCGGCCTTTAAAAACTGGAGGCAATCGGATTACCTGATGCAATGGTGCAGAGCGCGCGTGGACGTTAATTTAAAGAATGCGACCTCCGTATTTCAACGGCATCCCTATGAGCCGGCATACAATTTTGAGGCGGCAATTGCAAAACTGCTGCCCTTTCCTATTAAAGGCATCATCTGGTACCAGGGAGAAAGCGATGCTGAAAATGCCGAGCTGTACCAAAAACTATTCCCGGTTTTTGTAACCGACTGGCGTAAAAAATGGAACAAACATCTCCCCTTCTATTATGTACAGCTTTCCGGTATTAACCGCCCCTCCTGGAATCATTTCAGGGATACACAAAGAAAATTATTAGCAGATCTCGGCAACTCCGGAATGGTTGTAACCAGTGACCTGGGAGATCCGGAAGACGTACATTACAGGAATAAAATTCCGGTGGGACTGCGACTGGCAAGGCTTGCTTTAAATAAAACCTATCACAAAAACGTTACCGCATCAGGACCAATGGTTCGCCTTATCAAAACGAACGGAACCGAAGTTCAGGTATGTTTTGACTACGCAGCAGGGCTAAAAACAGCCGATGGCAAACCGTTAAGAGGTTTCCAGTTGGTAACGGCGAAAGGATTGTTCATACCAGTAACAGCATTGATAAAAAACAATGCCGTTACAATCCGGCTCCCAAAAGCAACTCCTGTCAAAAAAATTGCCTATGGATGGGAACCCTACACAAACGCAAATCTGGTAAACAAGGATGGGTTGCCTGCAAGCACGTTTATTAAACCATTAAAATAA
- a CDS encoding AGE family epimerase/isomerase, whose protein sequence is MDTKELIQLKDFYRSQLLEDTIPFWFPRSIDQQFGGYLFMRDQDGSLIDDDKAVWIQGRAAWLLATLYNTMDSKSEWLAAAKSGIDFLNNYCFDTDGQMFFHVTRCGKPIRKRRYFFSETFAVIANAAYAKASGDLQAADRARDLFTQCIRYAEGERQLPSKFTETRPAKGIGVPMIMINTAQQLRETIGDPRCDAYITKWIREIETHFVKDDIRCVMEQVAADGSIIDHIDGRTLNPGHAIEGAWFILHEALYRNNDPHLIDLGCRMLDYMWERGWDKEHGGILYFRDVYNKPVQEYWQDMKFWWPQNEAIIATLLAHLVSGDEKYAIWHRQIHDYSYQHFHDREHGEWFGYLHRDGSIAQTAKGNLFKGPFHLPRQEWYCTRLLENYLNQ, encoded by the coding sequence GTGGATACAAAAGAGTTAATACAGCTTAAAGATTTTTACAGGTCACAACTGCTGGAAGACACCATTCCTTTTTGGTTTCCCAGAAGCATCGACCAGCAGTTCGGTGGCTATTTGTTCATGCGTGATCAGGACGGTTCTCTAATCGACGATGACAAAGCGGTATGGATCCAGGGGCGCGCCGCATGGTTGCTGGCCACCCTGTACAATACAATGGATTCCAAATCCGAGTGGCTGGCTGCCGCCAAATCCGGAATTGATTTCCTAAACAATTATTGCTTCGACACGGATGGGCAGATGTTTTTTCATGTTACCCGTTGCGGCAAACCGATCAGAAAAAGACGGTACTTTTTTTCTGAAACTTTTGCAGTAATTGCTAATGCTGCCTATGCCAAAGCCAGTGGTGATTTGCAGGCGGCCGACCGGGCCAGGGATCTGTTTACTCAGTGCATCCGGTATGCTGAGGGTGAACGGCAACTGCCTTCCAAATTTACAGAAACCCGGCCGGCAAAAGGCATCGGCGTACCGATGATCATGATCAATACCGCACAACAGTTACGGGAAACCATTGGTGACCCCCGCTGCGATGCGTACATCACAAAATGGATCAGGGAAATAGAAACACATTTTGTAAAAGACGACATTCGTTGCGTAATGGAACAGGTAGCGGCAGACGGCAGTATCATCGATCATATCGACGGCCGCACCCTCAATCCCGGGCACGCAATTGAAGGCGCCTGGTTTATTTTGCATGAAGCCCTTTACAGGAACAACGATCCGCACCTTATTGACCTGGGCTGCCGGATGCTGGACTATATGTGGGAGCGCGGCTGGGACAAGGAACACGGCGGCATTCTTTACTTCCGGGATGTATACAATAAACCGGTGCAGGAGTACTGGCAGGATATGAAATTCTGGTGGCCGCAAAACGAGGCGATCATTGCCACCCTGCTGGCCCATCTTGTTAGCGGAGATGAGAAATATGCTATATGGCACCGGCAGATACATGACTATTCCTACCAGCATTTTCATGACAGAGAACATGGAGAGTGGTTTGGTTACCTGCACCGCGACGGAAGCATCGCCCAAACCGCCAAAGGCAATCTCTTCAAAGGGCCATTTCATTTGCCGCGCCAGGAATGGTACTGCACCCGGCTACTGGAAAACTATCTCAATCAATAA
- a CDS encoding family 20 glycosylhydrolase has translation MLFKPFFLSIVLLLLNGTVRAQPALIPLPRQVVWNNGFFRFGRQNTILAAQKGLERETNLLQALIHEKGYDAAITTSAPAGKNYIELRLESSGAFENAEAYELEVTAVRILIKAKAPHGIFNGIQTLRQLWRSGNIIDQCTVKDAPAFLWRGYMVDVGRNYMSPDLLKEQIDVMSHYKLNVFHFHATEDIAWRIAIDRYPALTAPANMERNKGMYYSKKEIQDLIDYCRERYITFVPEIDMPGHSAAFKRALKTDMQSDSGISYVKQILNEFCNTYDVPYIHIGADEVKITNPNFVPEITRYLEARGKKVIGWQPGGNFTSSTLLQLWKDDRQASSPPDQVGYIDSRHLYLNHMDPLEAVVSLFNRRIGKEGKPSFYGATLCVWHDRAVQEATDVLKMNPVYPGIIAFSERIWRGGGKTGWIANISDGDETAFTEFEDRLLDHKKQYFRYKPFPYTQQANLLWKLTGPLNNNGNLSQSFFPEYADSCQLSPVKTERGGTIVLRHWWYPLIKGAVDHPRDSTTWYASTSIWSDAEGEKPFWIGFNNLSRSMATDSPPEGAWDNRGSSLWVNEKLILPPSWKRPGQKGDLEIPLTDEGYEYRPPTYILLKKGWNRVLIKLPVGSFAAKNWQNPVKWMFTFVPLSGSEF, from the coding sequence ATGTTATTTAAACCTTTCTTCCTCAGTATTGTCCTTCTGCTGTTAAATGGTACTGTTCGGGCGCAGCCCGCGCTGATCCCCCTGCCCAGACAGGTGGTATGGAACAATGGCTTTTTCCGATTTGGCCGGCAAAACACCATCCTGGCAGCGCAAAAAGGCCTGGAACGCGAAACCAATCTCCTGCAGGCATTGATACATGAAAAAGGATATGATGCAGCAATTACCACTTCCGCTCCCGCGGGTAAAAACTATATTGAGCTCCGGCTGGAATCTTCCGGGGCATTCGAAAATGCAGAAGCCTATGAACTGGAGGTAACCGCAGTGCGAATCCTTATTAAAGCAAAGGCTCCTCATGGTATTTTTAACGGCATACAAACGCTCCGGCAATTATGGCGCAGTGGAAATATAATCGACCAGTGTACGGTGAAGGACGCCCCGGCTTTTTTATGGCGCGGCTATATGGTTGATGTGGGCCGGAATTATATGTCGCCCGATCTGCTCAAGGAACAGATCGATGTAATGAGCCACTATAAACTAAATGTATTTCATTTTCATGCAACGGAAGACATCGCCTGGAGAATCGCCATTGACCGGTATCCCGCACTGACAGCACCAGCCAATATGGAGCGTAACAAAGGAATGTATTATTCCAAAAAGGAAATCCAGGACCTGATCGACTATTGCCGGGAGCGGTATATCACCTTTGTTCCGGAAATAGACATGCCAGGGCATAGCGCAGCATTTAAGCGGGCTTTAAAAACCGATATGCAAAGTGACTCGGGGATTAGCTACGTAAAGCAGATCCTCAACGAATTTTGCAATACCTATGATGTTCCGTATATACATATCGGCGCAGATGAAGTAAAAATAACCAACCCCAACTTTGTGCCGGAAATTACCAGGTATCTCGAAGCAAGGGGTAAAAAAGTGATCGGCTGGCAGCCCGGGGGCAACTTTACCAGCAGTACGTTGCTGCAGTTGTGGAAAGACGACCGCCAGGCCTCTTCGCCGCCCGATCAGGTCGGATATATTGATTCCCGGCATCTGTATCTCAATCATATGGATCCTTTAGAAGCGGTAGTTTCGCTGTTTAACCGGAGAATCGGCAAAGAAGGGAAACCTTCTTTTTACGGAGCTACTTTATGCGTATGGCACGACAGGGCGGTACAGGAAGCAACAGATGTTCTAAAAATGAACCCCGTATACCCCGGAATCATTGCCTTTTCGGAACGCATCTGGCGGGGCGGCGGAAAGACCGGCTGGATTGCCAACATCAGCGATGGAGATGAAACCGCGTTCACTGAATTTGAAGACCGGCTGCTCGATCATAAAAAACAATACTTTCGCTATAAGCCTTTTCCGTATACCCAACAGGCGAACCTCCTGTGGAAACTCACCGGTCCGCTGAACAATAATGGAAACCTTTCCCAGTCATTCTTCCCCGAATACGCAGACAGTTGCCAGCTATCGCCGGTGAAAACGGAAAGAGGTGGCACCATTGTACTCCGTCATTGGTGGTACCCGCTGATTAAAGGAGCAGTGGATCATCCCAGAGACAGTACTACCTGGTACGCAAGCACGTCTATCTGGAGTGATGCCGAAGGGGAAAAACCATTCTGGATCGGCTTCAATAATCTTTCGCGCTCAATGGCCACAGATTCCCCACCCGAAGGAGCCTGGGACAACCGGGGAAGCAGCCTGTGGGTAAACGAAAAATTAATCCTCCCTCCCTCCTGGAAAAGGCCGGGGCAAAAAGGCGACCTGGAAATCCCACTTACTGATGAAGGGTATGAATACCGGCCGCCAACCTATATTTTACTCAAAAAAGGCTGGAACAGGGTATTAATAAAATTACCTGTAGGCTCTTTTGCCGCAAAGAACTGGCAAAACCCGGTAAAATGGATGTTTACGTTTGTACCACTATCCGGGTCTGAATTTTAA